One Aneurinibacillus migulanus genomic region harbors:
- a CDS encoding radical SAM protein gives MYLVYADQQGQVYDHPELFGLGRSGESLIEILAEELIPLPEGATLVSLPNCHPVGMDPDTGEMTRLSEFQAVGALMPQGFTRLMLPGYVKSHKEEKLPLFGYTAVVWYNGGFYVAAEQSDDTHKWNPLNFPEDEKEHLVRKVLEQYPENRVFNHLSNCTLGYGCLTASNTFFNRWEAGLPVSYSCNAGCYGCISEQPDDSGFPAPQTRMNFKPTVEELMEVMLHHLKTPESIISFGQGCEGEPSTQAAIITQAMRRVREQTKTGFININTNAGLTDHIKAIVDAGLDLMRISTISAIDEHYNAYYRPRAYTLENVAKSAAYASSKGVYTSINYLVFPGVFDREEEMEAMIEFIRQNGIRLIQMRNLNIDPESYLAMIPPAKGEVFGMKQALEIYRQELPDVIIGSYTHVPPVEFQELRRQTLSI, from the coding sequence ATGTATCTTGTTTATGCAGACCAACAGGGCCAGGTATATGACCATCCGGAACTGTTCGGACTGGGCCGGAGTGGGGAGTCGTTAATAGAAATCCTGGCAGAGGAACTAATTCCTCTGCCGGAAGGCGCTACACTGGTTAGTCTTCCGAATTGCCACCCCGTCGGAATGGACCCCGATACAGGCGAGATGACGCGTTTGAGTGAATTCCAGGCAGTCGGTGCTTTGATGCCCCAGGGATTTACTCGTCTTATGTTGCCCGGATATGTGAAATCACACAAAGAAGAAAAACTTCCGCTTTTTGGGTATACAGCTGTTGTTTGGTATAATGGTGGTTTTTACGTGGCTGCGGAGCAGTCGGATGATACGCATAAATGGAATCCGCTTAATTTCCCGGAAGACGAGAAAGAACACCTCGTGAGGAAGGTATTGGAACAATACCCGGAAAACCGGGTGTTTAACCATTTAAGCAATTGTACGCTCGGCTATGGTTGCCTGACAGCATCTAATACGTTCTTTAACCGATGGGAAGCAGGACTTCCGGTTTCTTACTCCTGTAATGCTGGATGTTACGGATGTATTTCCGAGCAGCCGGATGACAGCGGGTTTCCTGCACCGCAGACGCGGATGAACTTCAAGCCAACGGTAGAGGAACTTATGGAAGTAATGCTCCACCATTTAAAGACACCGGAGTCGATTATTAGTTTTGGTCAAGGCTGTGAAGGTGAACCGTCCACTCAGGCAGCGATTATTACGCAGGCCATGCGACGTGTTCGAGAACAGACGAAGACAGGTTTCATTAATATCAATACAAACGCAGGTTTGACAGATCATATTAAAGCGATTGTAGATGCGGGCCTCGATTTGATGCGTATCAGTACGATTAGTGCAATTGATGAACATTACAATGCCTATTATCGACCACGTGCTTATACGCTGGAAAATGTAGCGAAATCCGCTGCCTATGCCAGCAGCAAGGGTGTATATACATCCATTAATTACCTCGTCTTCCCTGGCGTGTTCGACCGTGAAGAAGAGATGGAGGCCATGATAGAGTTTATTCGTCAAAACGGTATTCGACTGATTCAGATGCGTAATCTAAATATCGATCCAGAGAGCTATCTGGCGATGATTCCACCGGCAAAGGGCGAAGTATTCGGCATGAAACAGGCGCTTGAGATTTATCGCCAGGAGTTGCCTGATGTCATTATCGGCTCTTATACACATGTGCCACCGGTCGAGTTTCAGGAGCTGCGCAGGCAGACGCTGTCCATATAA
- the rpmE gene encoding 50S ribosomal protein L31 — protein sequence MRPDIHPDYKLTKVTCACGNEFETGSVKENLRVEICSECHPFFTGKQKFVDAGGRVDRFKKKYNMK from the coding sequence ATGAGACCGGATATCCATCCTGACTACAAATTGACTAAAGTTACTTGCGCTTGCGGTAACGAATTCGAAACCGGCTCAGTGAAAGAAAACCTGCGCGTGGAGATTTGCTCCGAATGCCATCCTTTCTTCACTGGTAAACAAAAATTTGTTGACGCTGGCGGACGTGTAGATCGTTTCAAAAAGAAATACAACATGAAGTAA
- a CDS encoding thymidine kinase, with the protein MAQLYYRYGTMNSGKSVEILKVAHNYEEQGKRVMIFTSMLDDRYGKGYVASRIGLRREAIVVDESTNIRKVVEMNQEGLPNCVLVDEGQFLRRHHIIQLTEIVDELGVPVIVYGLKNDFSNRLFEGSEALLLYADKLEEIKTICWFCDRKATMVLRIKDGKPVYEGEQIQIGGNDSYIPVCRKCYKHPRSENGNISLL; encoded by the coding sequence ATGGCACAGTTATATTATCGTTACGGAACGATGAACAGCGGCAAATCGGTGGAAATCCTTAAAGTGGCCCATAATTATGAAGAACAGGGAAAGAGGGTTATGATTTTCACGTCGATGCTCGATGATCGGTACGGAAAAGGATACGTAGCTTCTCGTATCGGGCTGAGGCGTGAAGCGATTGTAGTGGATGAAAGTACGAATATTAGAAAAGTTGTTGAGATGAACCAAGAAGGGTTGCCAAATTGCGTGCTGGTCGATGAAGGTCAATTTTTGCGTCGGCACCATATTATACAGCTTACAGAGATTGTTGATGAGCTAGGCGTTCCCGTTATTGTATACGGATTGAAAAACGATTTTTCCAATCGGTTATTCGAAGGCAGTGAAGCGCTGTTGCTGTATGCTGATAAGCTGGAAGAAATTAAAACGATTTGCTGGTTTTGCGATAGGAAAGCAACGATGGTATTGCGTATAAAAGACGGCAAGCCTGTATATGAAGGTGAACAGATCCAAATTGGCGGCAATGATAGCTACATACCGGTATGTCGCAAATGCTACAAGCATCCCAGAAGCGAAAACGGAAACATTTCGCTTCTGTAG
- a CDS encoding YhcN/YlaJ family sporulation lipoprotein, with product MNKKMVHAALLSIALLLMAGCNPNNQGEAPQQRGAQVNQYNRTTPGQKTRVLVGSDLNPNLVTGRNDVRDIQAEADSMANVAVQVPKVKRASVVINGAQAYVGLTLADTVRSRQEAATIREKVRQHVQGKMPRYDVRVSSDTGIFSRIQDIGDGIRSGTPINNYRIHMNDLNSRMNR from the coding sequence ATGAATAAAAAAATGGTGCATGCCGCTTTGCTGAGCATTGCGTTGCTGCTTATGGCGGGTTGTAACCCGAATAACCAGGGAGAGGCGCCCCAGCAACGAGGCGCACAAGTTAACCAATATAACCGGACCACACCGGGGCAGAAGACCCGTGTACTGGTCGGAAGTGATCTGAATCCGAACCTGGTGACCGGACGTAATGACGTGCGGGATATACAGGCTGAAGCCGACAGCATGGCCAATGTCGCAGTGCAGGTGCCAAAAGTCAAACGCGCAAGTGTAGTGATTAATGGGGCGCAAGCGTATGTTGGCCTTACGCTCGCCGATACGGTGCGCAGCCGCCAGGAAGCCGCTACCATCAGGGAGAAAGTGCGCCAGCATGTCCAGGGAAAAATGCCGCGTTATGATGTGCGGGTCAGTTCTGACACCGGCATCTTCAGCAGAATTCAAGATATCGGTGATGGCATTCGCAGCGGTACGCCAATCAATAACTATCGCATTCATATGAACGACTTAAACAGTCGGATGAATCGCTAA
- the prfA gene encoding peptide chain release factor 1, giving the protein MLQRLESVVERYDRLTQLLCDPQVMNDPVKLREYSKEQSDIEETVQAYREYKETTEQLQDAKEMLEEKLDDEMREMVKMELGELEEKKAELEERIRVLLLPKDPNDDKNVIIEIRGAAGGDEAALFASDLFEMYTRYAAKHKFKVEVLEAAPTDIGGYKEIIFSINGKGAYSRLKFESGAHRVQRVPSTESGGRIHTSTATVAVLPEAEEVEVEVNENDIRVDLFCSSGAGGQSVNTTKSAVRLTHVPTGIVVTCQDEKSQHKNKDKAMRVLRARLYDKYQQEAHAEYADARRSAVGTGDRSERIRTYNFPQSRVTDHRIGLTLHKLDQVLNGEMDEIVNALVLHEQAELMRNAEGA; this is encoded by the coding sequence GTGCTACAGCGATTGGAGTCGGTTGTTGAGCGGTATGATCGATTGACGCAGCTGCTATGCGACCCACAGGTTATGAATGACCCGGTCAAGCTGCGTGAATATTCCAAAGAACAATCCGATATAGAAGAGACGGTACAAGCGTATCGCGAATATAAAGAAACAACTGAGCAACTGCAGGATGCTAAAGAGATGCTCGAAGAAAAGCTCGATGATGAAATGCGTGAAATGGTCAAAATGGAGCTTGGTGAACTGGAAGAAAAGAAAGCAGAGCTGGAGGAGCGTATTCGCGTTCTTCTGCTGCCGAAGGACCCGAACGACGATAAGAACGTTATTATCGAGATTCGGGGTGCAGCTGGTGGAGACGAAGCGGCTTTGTTTGCTTCCGATCTGTTCGAGATGTATACCCGATATGCGGCAAAGCATAAGTTTAAAGTTGAAGTATTAGAAGCAGCTCCGACGGATATCGGGGGCTACAAGGAGATTATTTTCTCCATTAACGGAAAAGGCGCTTACAGTCGTCTTAAATTCGAGAGCGGCGCGCATCGGGTGCAACGCGTTCCTAGTACGGAATCCGGCGGTCGTATCCATACATCTACGGCTACAGTGGCCGTTCTTCCAGAAGCGGAAGAAGTGGAAGTCGAGGTTAATGAGAACGATATCCGCGTGGATTTATTCTGTTCTAGTGGCGCAGGCGGGCAGAGTGTTAACACGACTAAATCCGCCGTACGCTTGACCCACGTACCGACCGGTATTGTGGTAACTTGTCAGGATGAGAAGTCCCAGCATAAGAATAAAGACAAAGCGATGCGCGTACTACGTGCCCGCCTCTATGATAAATATCAGCAGGAAGCGCATGCAGAATACGCCGATGCCCGTCGTTCGGCGGTAGGTACGGGTGATCGAAGCGAACGTATCCGCACATATAATTTCCCGCAGAGCCGTGTCACGGATCATCGAATTGGACTGACATTGCACAAGCTTGATCAAGTGCTGAACGGGGAAATGGACGAAATCGTCAACGCGCTTGTGTTGCATGAGCAGGCGGAACTGATGCGCAATGCTGAAGGTGCGTAA
- the prmC gene encoding peptide chain release factor N(5)-glutamine methyltransferase, whose protein sequence is MSATTVREALQKASHFLRENNIDDAAFLAEYAIRYALGWDRTRFISGMSQSLTEEEWDRIEAIIRRRAAGEPMQYIVGSQEFYGLEFEVNPSVLIPRPETELLVEEVVKRSRELWSEDAELSVVDIGTGSGAIAVTLAVIGGTSWKVMATDIAEESLTTARLNAERHCVEHKLSFVQGNLLDPLLQQEHTVDILVSNPPYIPSFDVTQLDIQVKDHEPLRALDGGEDGLDFYRQMIQGLPCILKARALLGWEVGIHQAEIVRGWLEDTGLFSEVYIVRDLADIGRHVISVRV, encoded by the coding sequence ATGAGCGCAACCACCGTACGGGAAGCCTTGCAGAAGGCTTCCCATTTTTTACGTGAGAACAATATCGACGATGCCGCATTCCTTGCAGAGTATGCGATCCGCTATGCCCTTGGATGGGACCGTACCCGTTTTATTTCCGGTATGTCTCAGTCGTTGACGGAAGAGGAATGGGACAGAATCGAGGCGATTATCCGAAGGCGCGCTGCAGGAGAGCCGATGCAATATATTGTAGGCAGCCAGGAGTTTTATGGATTGGAATTTGAGGTGAATCCATCAGTACTGATTCCGCGTCCAGAAACGGAGTTGCTTGTCGAAGAGGTAGTGAAACGATCGAGGGAGCTATGGTCGGAAGACGCCGAGCTTTCGGTGGTAGACATCGGGACAGGTAGCGGCGCCATCGCAGTGACGCTGGCAGTTATCGGCGGTACAAGCTGGAAGGTGATGGCTACGGATATCGCCGAGGAGTCATTGACCACAGCCCGTCTGAATGCGGAACGACACTGTGTAGAGCATAAGCTTTCGTTCGTCCAGGGGAATTTGTTGGACCCGTTGCTTCAGCAGGAGCATACGGTTGACATTCTCGTTTCTAATCCTCCGTATATTCCGTCATTTGATGTTACACAGTTGGATATACAGGTAAAAGATCATGAACCGCTTCGCGCGTTGGATGGTGGAGAGGATGGTCTGGATTTTTATCGGCAGATGATACAGGGCCTGCCTTGTATATTGAAGGCGAGAGCTTTGCTTGGCTGGGAGGTTGGCATCCATCAGGCCGAAATTGTTCGCGGATGGCTAGAGGACACGGGCTTGTTCTCCGAGGTGTACATTGTGCGGGATTTGGCCGACATTGGCCGTCATGTCATCTCCGTCCGAGTATAA
- the spoIIR gene encoding stage II sporulation protein R: MKKYYLLFFTLFLLLMSWESQKEALAVFTSSLVPEQSIRLRILANSDSPEDQQLKRQVRDRVIESVQGWAGEAESLNTARAVISNHLPELQQLVQETIKEKGYTYASRVELAQTDFPTKMYGTQVFPAGQYEAVRITIGNAEGKNWWCVLFPPLCFVDIASGDTATHDEQENTNQKSKDNNEIQVRFFLVELFHKLFT, translated from the coding sequence ATGAAAAAATATTATCTGCTATTTTTTACATTATTTCTTTTACTAATGAGTTGGGAAAGCCAGAAAGAAGCGTTGGCAGTGTTTACTTCTAGCCTGGTACCTGAGCAATCGATTCGCCTGCGTATACTCGCTAACAGTGATAGCCCGGAGGATCAACAGCTAAAGCGTCAGGTACGGGATCGTGTAATCGAGTCGGTGCAGGGATGGGCCGGTGAAGCGGAATCTCTCAATACTGCCCGAGCTGTTATCAGCAACCATTTGCCGGAGCTGCAACAACTCGTACAGGAAACGATTAAAGAAAAAGGCTACACGTACGCTTCCCGTGTGGAGCTTGCGCAGACTGATTTTCCAACGAAAATGTACGGGACACAGGTGTTCCCGGCCGGACAGTACGAAGCAGTCCGTATTACCATCGGGAATGCAGAGGGAAAGAATTGGTGGTGCGTATTGTTTCCGCCGCTCTGCTTTGTAGATATTGCTAGCGGAGATACAGCAACGCATGACGAACAGGAGAACACAAACCAGAAATCGAAAGACAATAATGAGATTCAAGTTCGGTTCTTTTTGGTGGAGTTGTTCCATAAATTATTCACGTAG
- a CDS encoding MATE family efflux transporter: MDNSKPVWRVLFVFLIPLMLSNALQSISGTVSSIMLGRFIGVNALAAVSAFFPVFFFLISFVIGLGSASSVLIGQAYGAQNYERVRAVMGTTLTSTFILGSLLAITGGIFAEDMLRLIGTPANILHDSAAYARIFFYVLPIFFLYISYTTFIRGTGDSKTPFYFLIISTALTVALTPILVLGLFGFPELRINGAAWSNVIGSLLTFLIFLIYLHQVDHPLRFDRKALHHLKIDGEIFKLLIKIGIPTSVQMVLISLATIAVISFVNHYGSLATAAYGAVNQVASYVMMPAMSLGMAVSIFGAQAIGAGLFERLQKVLRAGIVLNYIIGGVLITLAYLFSQTILSLFIAETQTLELAHELLRITLWSYLIFGHASVMSGIMRSSGTVFWPTALSIISIWGVEVPVAYILSNRIGIEGIWYAYPIAFAVNLLLQFGYYQFFWKKKRHTQLIQ; the protein is encoded by the coding sequence ATGGATAACAGTAAACCGGTATGGCGTGTCCTCTTCGTTTTTCTTATTCCATTAATGCTAAGCAATGCACTGCAATCCATCAGCGGTACGGTTAGCAGCATCATGCTGGGACGTTTTATCGGAGTGAATGCGCTGGCAGCGGTATCTGCATTCTTCCCGGTCTTTTTCTTTCTAATTTCATTCGTTATCGGACTTGGTAGCGCTAGTTCCGTATTAATCGGGCAGGCATATGGCGCCCAGAACTATGAGCGGGTTAGGGCTGTAATGGGTACGACGCTGACCTCGACATTTATTTTGGGAAGTCTACTGGCGATTACCGGTGGAATATTTGCAGAAGATATGTTGCGGCTTATTGGTACACCGGCTAATATTTTGCATGATTCTGCTGCGTATGCGCGTATTTTCTTTTATGTTCTACCAATTTTTTTCCTGTATATTTCATATACGACATTTATTCGCGGTACGGGAGATTCCAAGACGCCTTTTTATTTCCTTATCATCAGTACAGCGCTAACGGTGGCGTTGACACCGATTCTCGTACTTGGACTGTTCGGCTTTCCGGAGCTCCGCATTAACGGGGCAGCCTGGTCGAATGTCATCGGTTCGTTGCTTACTTTTCTCATCTTTCTCATATATTTGCATCAGGTGGATCATCCACTACGTTTTGATAGAAAAGCGCTGCATCATTTGAAAATCGATGGTGAGATTTTTAAGCTACTAATCAAGATCGGGATTCCGACAAGCGTGCAAATGGTGTTGATCTCATTGGCGACTATCGCGGTTATTTCGTTTGTTAATCATTACGGTTCGTTGGCGACCGCAGCTTATGGCGCAGTAAATCAGGTGGCTAGCTACGTTATGATGCCGGCGATGAGTCTTGGAATGGCTGTATCGATTTTTGGTGCGCAAGCGATTGGTGCCGGTCTTTTCGAACGGCTACAAAAGGTGCTTCGGGCAGGAATTGTGCTTAATTATATCATTGGCGGTGTGCTTATCACGCTGGCATACTTGTTTTCCCAAACGATTCTTTCACTGTTTATCGCGGAGACACAAACGCTGGAGTTGGCTCATGAATTGCTTCGTATTACGCTTTGGAGCTATCTTATCTTCGGTCATGCAAGCGTGATGTCGGGGATTATGCGTTCAAGTGGTACTGTATTCTGGCCAACAGCGTTGTCCATCATTTCCATCTGGGGAGTGGAAGTGCCTGTCGCCTATATACTGTCTAACCGGATCGGCATTGAAGGGATTTGGTATGCTTATCCGATCGCCTTTGCCGTCAATCTTCTGCTGCAGTTTGGATATTATCAATTTTTCTGGAAAAAGAAGCGTCATACACAGTTAATTCAATAA
- a CDS encoding L-threonylcarbamoyladenylate synthase: MNQQTKYWNVDNIVDGLEDYPQIQEAAELLRRNELIAFPTETVYGLGGNGMEDETVEKIYTAKGRPSDNPLILHIADRMQLDELVSEVPPLGEALMEAFWPGPLTLVFPKKSGVAMRASAGLDTVAIRMPDHPLALALIQAARLPIAAPSANLSGRPSPTTAQHVLEDLDGRIAGVLDGGPTGIGVESTVVDITGDVPMILRPGGITAEQIAEITGEVAIDPGILSEEAAPKSPGMKYRHYAPQGQMWLVRGDTIEEMTKSIRNAARRAVEEGKKVGILATKETFREYDGEYTVITCGERRDLISVARRLYYVLRQFDQESVDVIFAETFPEGGVGTAIMNRLTKAAGGHYL; encoded by the coding sequence ATGAATCAACAAACGAAGTATTGGAATGTGGATAATATTGTGGATGGATTAGAAGATTATCCACAGATTCAAGAAGCTGCAGAATTGCTACGACGTAATGAGTTAATCGCATTTCCGACGGAGACAGTATATGGCCTCGGGGGCAATGGTATGGAAGACGAAACCGTGGAGAAAATCTATACAGCCAAAGGGAGACCGAGCGATAATCCGCTCATTCTGCATATTGCCGACCGAATGCAGTTGGATGAGTTGGTAAGCGAGGTTCCGCCTCTAGGAGAAGCGCTGATGGAGGCATTCTGGCCGGGACCGCTGACGCTTGTATTTCCGAAGAAGTCAGGCGTTGCCATGCGCGCATCCGCTGGGCTTGACACGGTAGCTATCCGCATGCCTGATCATCCACTGGCATTAGCGTTAATTCAGGCTGCACGGCTTCCAATTGCAGCACCGAGCGCTAATTTATCCGGACGTCCCAGCCCGACGACTGCGCAGCATGTCCTTGAAGATTTGGATGGAAGAATTGCAGGTGTACTGGATGGTGGTCCGACCGGTATCGGAGTAGAATCCACAGTTGTGGATATTACCGGAGATGTACCAATGATCTTGCGACCAGGCGGCATTACAGCCGAACAAATCGCAGAGATTACCGGGGAAGTGGCTATTGATCCTGGCATCTTAAGTGAGGAAGCAGCACCAAAGTCACCTGGCATGAAGTATCGTCACTATGCGCCGCAGGGACAGATGTGGCTCGTTCGCGGCGACACGATAGAAGAAATGACGAAGAGTATACGTAATGCTGCACGCAGGGCAGTCGAGGAGGGAAAGAAAGTCGGCATTCTCGCAACGAAAGAGACTTTTCGAGAGTATGATGGGGAGTATACGGTCATCACTTGTGGAGAACGCAGGGATTTAATCAGCGTAGCGCGTCGTCTTTACTATGTGCTACGTCAGTTTGATCAGGAGAGCGTTGACGTTATTTTCGCAGAGACGTTTCCGGAAGGCGGCGTTGGCACGGCTATTATGAACCGGTTGACCAAAGCCGCTGGTGGGCACTACCTCTAG
- a CDS encoding manganese efflux pump MntP yields MDVGLGWEALQWGELITLLMIGVALGMDAFSLGIGMGMGGIRLLTILKVSITIGIFHIVMPLIGIGLGLFLTSYVGNVAAYIGGLILVMLGIQMLWSAFFGGEAKSPLLKTSFWGLLLFSFSVSLDALSVGFSFGLFKVNVLLAVLIFGMLGAVLAATGLLVGRRVGSWLGGYSEVFGALILLGFGLKFLL; encoded by the coding sequence ATGGATGTGGGCTTAGGGTGGGAAGCGCTGCAGTGGGGCGAGCTTATTACGTTGCTGATGATTGGCGTGGCACTCGGCATGGATGCCTTTTCCCTTGGTATCGGCATGGGGATGGGAGGCATCCGGCTGTTGACCATTTTAAAAGTTAGTATAACTATTGGTATCTTTCATATTGTTATGCCGCTAATTGGCATTGGCCTCGGATTGTTTCTTACCTCGTATGTCGGTAACGTTGCCGCTTACATCGGAGGACTTATTCTCGTTATGTTGGGGATCCAGATGCTGTGGAGTGCTTTTTTTGGCGGCGAGGCAAAAAGTCCCCTGTTGAAAACATCATTCTGGGGGCTTTTATTGTTTAGTTTCAGCGTAAGCCTTGACGCGCTTTCAGTCGGCTTTTCGTTCGGGCTTTTTAAGGTAAATGTTTTGCTGGCTGTATTGATTTTCGGTATGCTGGGTGCGGTGCTAGCGGCGACAGGGCTTTTGGTTGGTCGGAGGGTCGGAAGCTGGCTCGGAGGGTACAGCGAAGTTTTTGGAGCGCTGATTCTACTCGGTTTCGGGCTTAAGTTTCTCTTGTAG
- a CDS encoding ZIP family metal transporter — MLMNELLLISMGTGLTTVIGALLTLVMGMPGRRLMAFYLGMSAGIMALVILADLLPAALQEGKWYGVLLGISVGVLLLRLLHHNRGAHESDSKEGYKRTSRDWRGAGWLMAAALALHHVPEGIAIGAGFQAHHSAGVMIALSMSLHNIPEGIGLAAPFLLGKMRRRSILLLAFLISLSIPAGAWLGGLYFMSSPEAITFGMSFAIGAMAYLVWKELGPTGLAMHRLSAQFGMLLSLIAMALLHLVL; from the coding sequence ATGCTAATGAATGAACTTCTGCTAATTAGTATGGGGACGGGTCTAACCACGGTGATAGGAGCGTTATTGACGCTCGTTATGGGAATGCCAGGACGCAGGTTAATGGCTTTTTATTTAGGAATGTCTGCGGGAATTATGGCCTTGGTCATTTTGGCCGATTTGCTGCCTGCGGCGTTGCAGGAGGGAAAGTGGTATGGCGTTTTGTTAGGTATTTCTGTTGGGGTGTTGCTTCTAAGGCTACTTCATCACAATAGAGGGGCGCATGAAAGCGACAGTAAAGAAGGATATAAGCGTACGTCACGGGACTGGAGGGGAGCAGGCTGGTTGATGGCCGCTGCTCTTGCACTTCATCATGTACCGGAAGGCATCGCAATAGGAGCTGGCTTTCAGGCTCATCATAGTGCAGGTGTAATGATTGCGTTATCCATGTCACTGCATAATATTCCTGAGGGGATCGGCTTGGCTGCCCCTTTTCTGCTAGGAAAGATGCGTCGACGTTCGATTTTATTGCTGGCTTTTTTAATAAGTCTTTCGATTCCGGCTGGTGCCTGGTTGGGCGGACTGTATTTTATGTCCAGTCCAGAAGCGATTACTTTTGGTATGTCGTTCGCGATAGGCGCCATGGCATATCTTGTCTGGAAAGAACTCGGCCCTACCGGACTTGCGATGCATCGCCTTAGTGCACAATTCGGGATGTTGCTTAGCCTGATAGCGATGGCTTTGCTTCATTTGGTCTTATGA
- a CDS encoding low molecular weight protein arginine phosphatase translates to MRILFICTGNTCRSPMAEKMFKKFAAERGIEVEAKSAGLFASEGSAASAHAASILKRKGIMEKHASQAVTAELLEWADLIMAMTQSHKNTLVQQFPEFHEKVYTLKEYTDTSEETRERLAKLDQLYEQLEEKQQKFMDEHREEIRKLEEEYQELYNRLELVREKLDDWKERIMQATVEERNQIALLERVTQDYDVADPFGGSLNTYEECAQEIEKALLRLLDTLK, encoded by the coding sequence ATGCGTATTTTGTTTATTTGTACCGGTAACACATGTCGCAGTCCGATGGCGGAAAAAATGTTTAAAAAGTTTGCGGCAGAACGTGGGATAGAGGTAGAGGCGAAATCTGCCGGATTGTTTGCTTCCGAGGGTTCTGCTGCTTCTGCGCACGCCGCTTCGATTCTTAAACGCAAAGGCATCATGGAAAAACATGCTTCGCAAGCGGTAACGGCCGAGTTACTAGAATGGGCAGACCTTATTATGGCGATGACCCAATCGCACAAAAATACGCTGGTACAGCAATTTCCTGAATTTCACGAGAAAGTATACACGCTGAAAGAATATACGGATACCTCCGAAGAAACCCGAGAGCGGCTTGCTAAGCTGGATCAGCTCTATGAACAATTGGAAGAAAAACAGCAAAAGTTCATGGATGAACACCGTGAGGAGATTCGTAAGCTTGAAGAGGAATATCAAGAATTATATAACAGGCTTGAATTGGTCCGCGAAAAGCTGGATGACTGGAAAGAGCGTATTATGCAGGCTACAGTGGAAGAGCGAAACCAAATTGCGTTGCTTGAGCGGGTTACGCAGGACTATGATGTTGCCGATCCGTTTGGTGGAAGTCTGAATACGTATGAGGAATGTGCACAGGAGATTGAGAAAGCACTACTACGCTTACTTGATACATTGAAATAG